Proteins encoded in a region of the Magallana gigas chromosome 8, xbMagGiga1.1, whole genome shotgun sequence genome:
- the LOC136270573 gene encoding uncharacterized protein encodes MESQQIIHCQFPDVAKSQEQPTLRPSSEPIFLSPSAFRMKLLRRIVAVDGGTIDKKSLKTLETKNSEKTMKASIIFPNGEVGTLISLEKIEKKKDSSEEDRLFPSLNETDYFDNTGLMHPQPRKEKPLRLPPISLPRIYELKPLPILPTDYNSLASPAKPITDEDWEDLKECRYLRPSPRKYRNSGDQRMP; translated from the coding sequence ATGGAAAGCCAACAGATCATACATTGCCAGTTTCCGGATGTCGCAAAATCACAAGAACAGCCGACATTGAGACCATCTTCTGAACCGATTTTCTTATCACCAAGCGCATTCAGGATGAAGCTTTTAAGGAGGATAGTCGCCGTGGATGGGGGAACAATCGACAAGAAGAGCTTAAAGACTCTGGAAACAAAAAATAGTGAAAAGACTATGAAGGCATCCATCATATTTCCTAATGGAGAGGTTGGGACACTGATTTCTTTAGAAAAGATCGAGAAAAAGAAAGACTCATCGGAAGAAGACCGACTGTTTCCTTCTCTTAATGAAACGGACTATTTTGATAACACGGGCTTAATGCACCCACAACCGAGAAAAGAGAAGCCATTAAGGCTACCACCTATTTCATTACCAAGGATATACGAGCTCAAACCTTTACCGATTTTACCGACAGACTATAACTCTTTGGCCTCACCAGCAAAACCGATCACCGATGAAGATTGGGAGGACCTTAAGGAGTGCCGATATCTCAGACCTTCTCCTCGGAAGTACAGAAACTCCGGTGACCAGAGGATGCCTTGA
- the LOC105325643 gene encoding uncharacterized protein isoform X1, with protein MDFVPEEYQEGLDRYFHMYADPDTGLISAEGFRSVLQCLRLCPSEAFVNRVFKDHDKDPSKSYITKDEFITMMKGNWNSREEIHSQLVNAIQELYGTDGGNSVDNVQISVTDLISTLTTAGEEPLSQEEASIVTTELGKLDPGGVGKITGRELIEFLHGVSKERTSLDRRSTIE; from the exons ATG gaCTTTGTTCCCGAAGAATATCAAGAAG GATTGGATAGGTATTTCCACATGTACGCTGATCCGGACACCGGACTTATAAGTGCCGAGGGGTTCCGATCCGTTTTGCAGTGTCTTCGTCTATGTCCTTCGGAAGCATTTGTCAACAGAGTTTTCAAAGACCACGATAAGGATC CATCAAAATCGTACATTACTAAAGACGAGTTCATTACAATGATGAAGGGAAATTGGAACTCCAGAGAAGAAATCCACAGTCAATTAGTGAACGCGATTCAAGAGCTGTATGGGACAGATGGCGGGAACTCTGTGGACAATGTCCAGATATCTGTAACTGACCTAATCAGCACACTGACCACTGCGGGGGAGGAGCCCCTCAGTCAAGAGGAGGCATCCATTGTGACGACGGAGCTCGGAAAACTAGACCCCGGCGGCGTCGGAAAAATAACTGGCAGGG aaTTAATAGAATTTCTGCACGGTGTTTCTAAAGAGAGGACATCCTTAGATAGAAGAAGCACCATTGAATAG
- the LOC105325643 gene encoding uncharacterized protein isoform X2, whose translation MYADPDTGLISAEGFRSVLQCLRLCPSEAFVNRVFKDHDKDPSKSYITKDEFITMMKGNWNSREEIHSQLVNAIQELYGTDGGNSVDNVQISVTDLISTLTTAGEEPLSQEEASIVTTELGKLDPGGVGKITGRELIEFLHGVSKERTSLDRRSTIE comes from the exons ATGTACGCTGATCCGGACACCGGACTTATAAGTGCCGAGGGGTTCCGATCCGTTTTGCAGTGTCTTCGTCTATGTCCTTCGGAAGCATTTGTCAACAGAGTTTTCAAAGACCACGATAAGGATC CATCAAAATCGTACATTACTAAAGACGAGTTCATTACAATGATGAAGGGAAATTGGAACTCCAGAGAAGAAATCCACAGTCAATTAGTGAACGCGATTCAAGAGCTGTATGGGACAGATGGCGGGAACTCTGTGGACAATGTCCAGATATCTGTAACTGACCTAATCAGCACACTGACCACTGCGGGGGAGGAGCCCCTCAGTCAAGAGGAGGCATCCATTGTGACGACGGAGCTCGGAAAACTAGACCCCGGCGGCGTCGGAAAAATAACTGGCAGGG aaTTAATAGAATTTCTGCACGGTGTTTCTAAAGAGAGGACATCCTTAGATAGAAGAAGCACCATTGAATAG
- the LOC105325644 gene encoding uncharacterized protein: MRWHISLSTIAEEEDSSKSDEAVGQFTSVSSTREANSTLMYCDLNLELERKINSDSMFNLSKSPLQPSSKDSPFCCAASVSLDLEHTGSEVESNFQKRIKNTCENIFVRENKKENKINKYMEINRDNLSQNANTTPEPRIDDGGETTDLMKAPQVGTDFGENTVPPDYQNEAKNEELSFETTPPSSLEEKFGHLSIFAPQVGKENQNNSDMESVSRALVSTMLEKCIESIQKPTVNSRLSGRNTPNTGTPVLKTRIECSSQEMAHLESELEKKISSEKRNIERENDCQFSHGDGEALQQSADDIEILRRQRMERLQQLRSMLEQKKTERKEFEKGLGMKYAMKDEKEIVKMEQIEEEREIEEDKEGVAIAKAPTHVDVLTAPTRRGIRSIYSEVQRTQSSSSSDSSDITCTDTETCDENDLVVLSDLELRTYTEEKTETGASPSYTDNPQGTVNGGNSRQDSPSASVFNKAASTGSAKTEKTRKAMKDPYAKYEHVRRNQHVGGLEAPFVANTKVPNTRFWKDLNENKVVIANKFVMNAGENSEDFQEISKWVTRDMCPAEESEISNFFENSSSCSFPAKISQKLKSANDIVYPDDLLQKTKQTKKKFTGIDAKEKSKEKSKREKSKKKSRETSKLKATSTQAESESASMQTHAYFRNRLHTEDPKEAEEEKRREIRDAENLVFFRTIARDSEYWKPSILEPLPGSNGSSTSQKQPRFTSYRAANSGFAKSSDIDMLLGGSQRKESAIPNDPANYVSENQAEENMLFFKYVARNRSFFQFKES; encoded by the exons ATGCGGTGGCATATCTCTCTGTCCACAATCGCTGAAGAAGAGGACTCTTCGAAAAGTGACGAGGCAGTGGGGCAATTTACCTCTGTATCATCAACAAGAGAAGCAAACAGCACATTAATGTACTGTGATTTAAACTTAGAACTCGAGAGGAAAATTAATTCTGACTCAATGTTTAACCTTTCAAAATCACCCCTGCAACCAAGCTCAAAGGACTCGCCATTTTGTTGTGCTGCATCAGTGTCTTTAGATCTGGAACATACAGGCAGCGAGGTTGAGTCTAATTTTCAAAAGCGTATCAAAAATACGTGCGAAAACATTTTCGTAAGAGAAAacaagaaagaaaacaaaatcaacaaatacATGGAAATAAACCGAGACAACCTATCGCAAAATGCGAACACCACCCCAGAGCCACGTATCGATGACGGTGGAGAGACCACTGATTTAATGAAGGCACCCCAGGTTGGAActgattttggagaaaatacaGTACCTCCAGACTATCAAAACGAGGCGAAAAATGAGGAGCTGAGCTTTGAGACAACTCCTCCGTCTTCTTTGGAAGAAAAGTTTGGACACTTGTCAATCTTTGCACCACAAGTCGgcaaagaaaatcaaaacaactccGACATGGAGTCTGTGTCAAGGGCTCTAGTCAGTACCATGTTGGAGAAGTGCATCGAGAGTATCCAAAAACCAACTGTGAACAGTCGTCTTTCTGGTAGGAACACCCCAAATACTGGTACCCCAGTCCTCAAGACGAGGATCGAATGCTCTTCACAGGAAATGGCACATCTGGAAAGCGAgctggagaagaagatttcgtcggaaaaaagaaatatagaaCGAGAGAACGACTGTCAGTTTAGCCACGGCGATGGCGAGGCTTTGCAGCAATCGGCAGACGATATCGAGATTCTTCGGCGGCAAAGGATGGAAAGGTTGCAACAGCTGAGGAGCATGCTGGAACAGAAGAAAACAGAGCGGAAGGAGTTCGAGAAGGGCTTAGGGATGAAGTATGCGATGAAGGACGAAAAAGAAATTGTCAAAATGGAG CAAATTGAAGAGGAGCGAGAGATAGAAGAAGACAAAGAGGGCGTGGCTATAGCCAAGGCACCCACCCACGTGGATGTACTCACCGCGCCCACCCGTAGGGGGATCCGGAGTATCTACAGCGAGGTACAGCGGACCCAGTCCTCCTCCAGCTCAGACAGTTCGGACATCACTTGCACTG ACACCGAAACGTGTGATGAGAACGACCTGGTCGTGCTTTCTGACCTGGAGCTGAGGACATACACCGAGGAGAAAACTGAAACAGGGGCCAGCCCATCCTACACCGATAATCCCCAGGGAACGGTCAATGGAG GTAACTCAAGGCAAGACTCTCCGAGTGCCTCGGTGTTCAACAAGGCAGCATCAACCGGAAGTGCCAAAACCGAGAAAACTAGGAAGGCGATGAAGGATCCCTATGCCAAGTATGAACATGTGAGGAGGAACCAGCATGTCGGGGGTTTGGAAGCTCCCTTTGTAGCAAATACAAAAGTTCCAAATACCAGATTCTGGAAGGATTTGAATGAGAACAAAGTCGTAATTGCCAACAAGTTTGTGATGAACGCAGGTGAAAACAGTGAAGATTTTCAGGAGATATCGAAATGGGTCACCAGAGACATGTGTCCAGCTGAAGAAAGCGAAATCAGCAATTTTTTCGAGAACAGTAGTTCATGTTCTTTTCCCGCCAAAATATCACAGAAACTAAAAAGTGCCAATGATATCGTCTATCCCGATGACTTGTTGCAAAAAACAAAGCAAACGAAAAAGAAATTTACTGGAATTGATGCCAAagaaaaaagcaaagaaaagtCTAAGAGAGAAAAGTCTAAGAAAAAATCACGAGAAACCTCTAAATTAAAGGCAACATCCACCCAGGCGGAAAGTGAGTCTGCTAGTATGCAAACACACGCTTACTTTCGAAACCGTTTGCACACAGAAGACCCAAAAGAAGCAGAGGAAGAAAAGAGACGAGAAATCCGAGACGCCGAGAATCTAGTGTTCTTCCGAACCATAGCGCGAGATAGTGAGTACTGGAAGCCTAGCATTCTAGAGCCACTTCCGGGCTCCAACGGAAGTTCTACGTCACAAAAGCAGCCACGCTTCACAAGTTACAGAGCCGCTAACTCAGGATTTGCTAAATCGAGTGATATCGATATGTTGTTGGGAGGCTCTCAGAGAAAAGAAAGCGCTATTCCTAACGACCCTGCGAACTATGTTAGTGAAAACCAGGCAGaagaaaatatgttgtttttcaaatatgtcGCAAGAAATCGgtcattttttcaattcaagGAAAGCTAA